Proteins from a single region of Ziziphus jujuba cultivar Dongzao chromosome 1, ASM3175591v1:
- the LOC132800365 gene encoding G-type lectin S-receptor-like serine/threonine-protein kinase At4g03230 — MMLEILSGKKNTGFYQPNESSNLLEYAWYLWEEGRYLELLDQAVAETCTATSEFRRCVEVGLFCVQESAEDRPTMSDVVSMLGGGGDSVTVSGPKQPAFSTLVKQNSVENPGICSVNDVSYSSLQAR, encoded by the exons ATGATGCTAGAAATCCTAAGCGGCAAGAAGAACACTGGTTTTTATCAGCCAAATGAATCTTCAAACCTACTAGAATAT GCATGGTATCTGTGGGAAGAAGGAAGATACTTGGAGTTACTGGACCAAGCAGTGGCAGAAACATGTACAGCAACAAGCGAATTTAGACGGTGTGTGGAAGTTGGTTTGTTTTGTGTGCAAGAAAGTGCAGAAGATAGACCAACCATGTCAGATGTTGTGTCAATGCTTGGAGGTGGTGGTGATTCAGTAACTGTCTCAGGTCCTAAACAACCTGCTTTTTCTACGCTTGTAAAACAGAATTCGGTAGAGAATCCAGGAATATGCTCTGTTAATGATGTATCATATTCAAGTCTACAGGCTCGATAG